One part of the Eucalyptus grandis isolate ANBG69807.140 chromosome 10, ASM1654582v1, whole genome shotgun sequence genome encodes these proteins:
- the LOC120288811 gene encoding disease resistance protein Pik-2-like, producing the protein MRLQGRRLGFEWCASVRLTVGMGMQDFLFEILKQMGKLAREVKDMNLHEMTEMHRIELEKKFLIVLDGVRPSNGQLPPRLVSILYHGPGHIIITTQDLIIVHKKILKEARLIELRKLNNKQSQQMLAKKLPGLPDYQSLSKDSILEICRGLPLRISLFSELLPDAEKHERRRDNGAQGSGRDFHSGARGKERDRGGELERDGFPKACYMHTSPNDMICLIAMDMGFLHGHAASKSKDKSDCDPTGQQQRLMAHWRETKVRWLVEHPNIVRDGCGDSCPGLNLGHVHSYLSFYTRRGMLTKDISTFLRNMIPRTACSLLRVLDLEGVCRPSLEGVLHKPALVKYLGLRSTVLHSIPSVVADLHYLETLDIKDTYITSLPYSFWKARNLRHSHLNRLYIDLKNILEDGNALTKLQTLSGLVISEVKESSMMGHMRSLTTLKLFLHQLARDTSGTAGKAVADLIRSRLTNLQSLTLGVTKNAKPVKSQIGPLPKLSLADYHGPFVLYLPDRLNKPIWTQLLPVSLRVLTLSSSRVEADMMTELGGLLRHLRTLRLLANSFLGTSLRFAKDGFPSLMILKIWKLPRLQEVIIEQGATPHLKFLKFRHLDMMKNVEGLNQCGELENFCVVVRKGADGFVDHLKVGEGRGTPLHKREATDTNDEDDRHGTI; encoded by the exons ATGCGTCTACAGGGAAGACGCCTGGGCTTTGAGTGGTGCGCTTCGGTCCGCCTCACAGTCGGAATGGGCATGCAGGATTTCTTATTCGAGATACTGAAGCAAATGGGGAAGCTAGCGAGGGAGGTGAAGGACATGAATTTGCACGAGATGACGGAAATGCACCGCATCGAATTGGAAAAGAAGTTCCTCATTGTGTTGGATGGCGTGCGCCCGTCCAACGGACAACTCCCGCCAAGGTTAGTGAGCATCCTGTATCATGGGCCTGGCCACATAATTATCACGactcaagacctcatcatagtCCACAAGAAAATCTTAAAAGAGGCAAGGCTGATCGAGCTAAGAAAATTGAACAACAAACAAAGCCAGCAAATGCTCGCCAAGAAGTTGCCGGGATTACCCGACTATCAGAGCCTCTCAAAAGACAGTATCCTAGAAATTTGTCGGGGGTTGCCGCTCCGTATATCCTTATTCAGCGAGTTGCTGCCAGATGCTGAAAAGCACGAACGC AGAAGGGACAACGGCGCCCAAGGAAGTGGGAGAGACTTCCATTCTGGAGCTCGTGGAAAGGAACGAGATCGAGGTGGTGAGCTGGAGAGGGATGGATTCCCCAAAGCTTGCTACATGCACACCTCTCCGAATGACATGATTTGCCTGATCGCGATGGACATGGGGTTCCTCCACGGACATGCCGCTAGCAAGTCAAAAGACAAGAGTGACTGTGACCCAACGGGCCAGCAACAACGGCTGATGGCCCACTGGCGTGAAACCAAGGTCCGGTGGCTCGTGGAGCACCCGAACATAGTCAGAGATGGCTGCGGTGACAGCTGCCCCGGTTTGAACCTCGGCCATGTCCACTCGTATCTGTCATTCTACACGAGGAGAGGCATGCTTACCAAGGATATCAGCACGTTCCTCAGGAACATGATCCCCAGGACCGCCTGTAGCTTGCTGAGGGTACTTGACTTGGAGGGTGTGTGTAGGCCATCCTTGGAAGGTGTGCTCCATAAGCCGGCGCTAGTAAAGTACCTAGGATTAAGATCCACGGTGTTGCACTCGATCCCTAGTGTAGTTGCGGATCTGCATTATCTCGAGACTCTTGACATAAAGGACACCTACATCACTTCCCTGCCATATTCCTTCTGGAAGGCGAGGAACTTGAGGCACTCACATCTCAACCGGTTGTACATCGACTTAAAGAACATCCTCGAGGATGGTAATGCCTTGACTAAACTCCAAACCTTAAGCGGGCTGGTTATCAGTGAAGTGAAGGAGAGCTCGATGATGGGCCACATGAGAAGCTTGACCACGCTGAAGCTTTTCTTGCACCAATTGGCTAGGGATACCTCAGGCACTGCAGGAAAAGCAGTAGCCGATTTGATTCGCTCTAGGCTCACCAATCTCCAGTCCTTGACCTTAGGGGTGACCAAAAATGCCAAGCCCGTGAAATCGCAGATAGGCCCCTTACCGAAATTGTCGTTGGCGGATTATCACGGACCGTTCGTGCTCTACTTGCCGGACCGACTCAACAAACCCATCTGGACACAGCTCCTGCCAGTCTCGCTCAGGGTTTTGACCCTGTCGAGTTCGAGGGTGGAAGCAGACATGATGACTGAGTTGGGTGGCCTCCTGAGACACCTGAGGACACTCAGGCTGTTGGCCAATTCTTTCCTAGGCACTAGTCTGAGGTTCGCCAAAGATGGGTTTCCAAGCCTCATGAtcttgaagatttggaagctGCCTCGCCTTCAGGAGGTGATTATTGAACAAGGAGCAACGCCACatctcaaatttctcaagttTAGGCACCTCGATATGATGAAAAATGTTGAGGGGCTCAACCAGTGTGGGGAGTTGGAGAATTTCTGTGTGGTAGTCAGAAAGGGTGCTGATGGTTTTGTCGACCATCTCAAGGTGGGAGAAGGAAGGGGTACGCCTCTGCACAAAAGAGAAGCCACCGACACGAATGACGAGGACGACAGGCATGGAACCatataa